A genome region from Acidobacteriota bacterium includes the following:
- a CDS encoding DUF393 domain-containing protein: MALTVLYDESCPLCLASRRRLERLDVFRRLRFLGISEAPVTLLQPHGLRPADLAEALHVVDARGRVLRGFRAVRRLLWIHPLTWPAALFLHLPGAGWIGEAVYRRVALRRHSGLPWPWKGDAT, encoded by the coding sequence ATGGCGCTCACGGTCCTCTACGACGAGTCCTGCCCCCTCTGCCTCGCCTCCCGACGACGCCTGGAGCGGCTCGACGTCTTTCGGCGCCTGCGCTTCCTGGGAATCTCGGAGGCCCCGGTCACTCTCCTCCAGCCACACGGCCTCCGCCCCGCGGACCTCGCCGAGGCGCTCCACGTCGTGGACGCCCGAGGGAGGGTGCTTCGCGGCTTCCGGGCCGTGCGCCGCCTGCTCTGGATCCATCCCCTGACCTGGCCCGCCGCGCTCTTTCTCCACCTTCCCGGCGCCGGCTGGATCGGAGAGGCCGTGTACAGGCGGGTGGCTCTCCGGCGCCATTCGGGGCTACCCTGGCCATGGAAAGGAGACGCGACATGA
- a CDS encoding DUF2238 domain-containing protein encodes MRPRVGPSPLVVGLSLAVGAVLLWSGIHPRDRLTWFLEVLPVLLAWPLLALTYRRFRFTPLAYAFIALHMAVLMVGGKYTYAEVPLFNWLRDTFDLGRNYYDRVGHFFQGFVPALLAREILLRASPLRPGGWLFFLVTCVCLAVSAVYEFFEWGVAVATGTAADAFLGTQGDVWDTQWDMFMALIGALSSQLLLSRLQDRQRTEG; translated from the coding sequence ATGAGACCGCGCGTTGGTCCTTCCCCCCTGGTCGTCGGCCTGAGCCTCGCCGTAGGGGCCGTCCTCCTCTGGTCGGGGATCCACCCCCGCGACCGCCTCACCTGGTTCCTGGAGGTCCTGCCCGTCCTTCTCGCCTGGCCCCTCCTCGCCCTCACCTACCGCCGCTTCCGCTTCACGCCTCTGGCCTACGCCTTCATCGCCTTGCACATGGCCGTCCTCATGGTGGGCGGGAAGTACACCTACGCCGAAGTCCCCCTGTTCAATTGGCTGCGCGACACCTTCGACCTCGGCCGCAACTACTACGACCGCGTGGGGCACTTCTTCCAGGGATTCGTCCCGGCCCTGCTCGCCCGCGAGATCCTCCTGCGCGCCTCCCCCCTGCGGCCGGGGGGATGGCTCTTCTTTCTGGTGACGTGCGTCTGCCTGGCCGTGAGCGCCGTCTACGAATTCTTCGAGTGGGGCGTGGCCGTCGCCACGGGGACCGCCGCCGACGCCTTCCTCGGCACCCAGGGCGACGTCTGGGACACCCAATGGGACATGTTCATGGCCCTGATCGGCGCCCTCTCGTCCCAGCTCCTCCTCTCCCGCCTTCAGGACCGGCAGAGGACCGAGGGGTAG
- a CDS encoding inositol monophosphatase family protein codes for MQAYLDAMTEAALEAGRILKKARVEGTAWVEAKGANDFVTATDKACEAAVKAILALRCPDMPLLAEEGSGTATGQEGRFFCVDPLDGTNNFVRGLPVYCVSVGLIEDGAPALGVVYDPVHDELFQGGKGLPATLNGNPIRTSGRRRLEGAFVATGFPFKELDHLDHYVKGFRQAACATGGIRRCGAAALDLCWTAAGRFDGFWERGLWPWDVAAGAAILRAAGGHLTDFSGGEDFLFGRNVVAGATRDLASALRECIT; via the coding sequence ATGCAAGCGTACCTGGACGCCATGACCGAGGCGGCCCTGGAGGCCGGACGGATCCTGAAGAAAGCCCGGGTGGAGGGGACCGCCTGGGTGGAGGCGAAGGGCGCCAACGACTTCGTCACCGCCACCGACAAGGCCTGCGAGGCCGCCGTGAAAGCGATCCTCGCCCTGCGCTGTCCGGATATGCCCCTCTTGGCGGAGGAAGGCTCGGGCACCGCCACGGGCCAGGAAGGGCGGTTCTTCTGTGTGGATCCCCTGGACGGCACCAACAACTTCGTTCGGGGCCTGCCCGTCTACTGCGTCTCCGTGGGCCTCATCGAGGACGGCGCTCCGGCCCTGGGCGTGGTCTACGACCCGGTGCACGACGAGCTCTTTCAGGGGGGGAAGGGGCTCCCCGCGACGCTCAACGGGAATCCCATCCGGACCTCGGGCCGGCGCCGCCTGGAGGGGGCCTTCGTGGCCACCGGCTTCCCCTTCAAGGAGCTGGACCACCTGGACCACTACGTGAAGGGATTCCGGCAGGCGGCGTGCGCGACGGGGGGGATCCGCCGGTGCGGGGCCGCGGCCCTGGATCTTTGCTGGACGGCGGCGGGGCGCTTCGACGGCTTCTGGGAGCGCGGCCTCTGGCCCTGGGACGTGGCCGCCGGCGCCGCCATCCTTCGGGCCGCGGGGGGCCATCTGACGGACTTCTCCGGGGGGGAAGACTTCCTCTTCGGCCGGAACGTGGTGGCGGGCGCCACGCGGGACCTCGCCTCGGCCTTGAGGGAGTGCATTACGTGA